In Hypanus sabinus isolate sHypSab1 chromosome 10, sHypSab1.hap1, whole genome shotgun sequence, the genomic stretch GCTGTTACGAAGATGAAAGGCCAGGATAGTCTGGACTTCCTAGCACAGTAAGGATAAAATGAAGAGCTAATCTTACAATATGATCATTCAAATGCAAAATATTCAAATAACTTGTAAGCACATATTCAAGACAGACATcagataattttttttccatGAAGAATGATTAAGATATAGAATGACATAGTCCAAGTAGTGGAAGTGAGTACAGTGGAATAGTAACACAGACACCATGATGTAAAATATAAAGAACTTCAGACAGGTATATGACATTCTGTTGGTCTACTTCAGCCATAGTTGCAAACTAAACAGCAGAATAGACCAGTTCACAGGGGGTGTTTACAGGACTGGAGGGAATGAGATAACTTTCACACAGAAGATGGagggtatatggaatgaactacCAAAGGAAGGtgtagaggtgggtacagttacaacGTTTAAAAGATATTTGAGCTGGTACGTGGATAGAAAAGCTCAAGTGGGGCATGCTCAAACACAGGCATATGGGATGAGCTCAGATAGATACATTGGTCAGCATACACATGCTGGGCTATTTCCACGTTGTATAACTTTATATATTAATGTTTTAGGACTACCAATCTACCACTACGTAGTTATTAATAGCTATTCATCACATTCGCAAAGAATGATAACTAATAAACTGATAAAGGTtgattataaattataataagttaAACATTTTGACGGTGTTAGTAGCCAGTAAGataattattgttatttctttccagtgaatacaggtgtGAGCCAAAATTGCCCAAAAGGGTGCGACCAATGTTCTGATTTTAATGGATGTCTGTCATGTAAACCCAGACTTTTCTTTTCTCTGGAGAGAAATGGGATGAAGCAGACTGGAGTTTGTCTCTCTTCTTGTCCAAGTGGATATTATGGAGTCCGaacaccagaaatgaacacatgtGCACGTAAGTGTAAAGAAAATGAATACCAGGAATGACCATTGTGTCATTTACCTCAACTGCTCTTTCCCCAGAACCAAAAAAATTATCCATGCAATGAGATGGCATTTGGATTACACTAACAGATGAGTTTTGAGAAAGTGGACTGCAGATGCTTTGTCTATCTATACAAGTGATAACTGTTATAGATGAAAAGATTTTAACTGCATTTCAGCTCCCTTCATGCATTGTTAAAGTGTCAGCAAAACACTTAATCCTGGATTAAGAGTTCAGAGGATTgacagggtgcaaaggagatggcATTTACCCATACCTTCTACTTTCTGAGAATTTCTGCAAAGTAATTACTAAAAATGTAAACCTTTCAAATTCAGCAGCATCACTGCCCACTGTGACAATGCTGAAAAAAAACCTTCAGAAGAATAGAGTCTGCATTTCAAAGCACAGAGGGTTGATTTATCAGCACCCAGTTTAGAAATACTTCACTTACTTTTAACAAAGCCACTTTAGttaaattttgtttttattctattagtctgaccattcttgttacagaaacagaaactgggagatattcagcaggtcggacagcatttatggagataGAAATGCGAACTGTTTCTCTATTCTCAACATCTAGCTTACCTGCTGAATATCTTTAGCATTTTCTCTTCCTTGGGTTTCAGATATATCAGCATTTGCAGCTTTTAGCATTTCAGTGGCCATTTTCTATGTCTAGAGCAGCACCATGAACGATGGAAGCAATGAAACCCAGCCCAGCACAGATATTCCCAATGGATCAAATTAAATCTCTGTAGACCTGATCATGAGTAATAATGGACAATTAAATAGTTAACAAGAGGTGGATACTCTGAGAAATCTTCAAACTCAACAACAGTGCGGCCCAGAATGTATGTGCAAAGGAAAATACTGAAGCATTTGCAACTATCCGGCCTATCAGGTGAATGACCCATCACAGCTACATCCTGAAATCCCTGTCACTAGAGAAACCATTCTCCAACCAAACTGATTCATTCTGTGCAGTGAGAGTGGGAGAACATTTAGGCATGGACTGATAAATGCCAATTAACATACTCCAACAGGAGATAACCCAACCACCTATCCTTGGATTTGGTGGTATGACAACTGTTGTGTCACCACTGGTGAGAAATTCAACTAGATATCTACATAAATACAAAGGATGCAAAAGCGCATTTGGTTTTCAGTTGATAAAGAGCTAGTTGGGGTTTTACTTCCCAACTTTCCACACCACACTCTAATGCAGTGTAAGGTGGTAATGCACCTTAAGTTGGACTGCCGGTTGCCACTAAaagtcagaagaagaagaagaagaggatgGGTATCTTGTTAATGAGCAACTCACCTCCTGACAGCCTCAGGTTTTCCACCGTCTACCAGGCACAAAATCAGAGATATGATAGAATATTCTCCACTTGTGAGTTGTATCTCTTGCCCTCAGAACTACCAGTAGTGGCATCTTAAACGAGAAATATGACTAAAAACATTTTATGAGCTAAGTTGTGGTATACTAttaccacaaacaatgaagaagcGAGCGGAGGCAAAGCTGATCTGAAGGATCGGCCAAGCCGGTGTTTTGCAAAGTCAGGGTGCAACGCGCTCGAGGCCATTTCAGGGACAGAGATGGAGTTGGAGCGAGCAATTTGAAGAAGAGTCAAGCCGCAGAAGTTTTGGTGCACCTAAACtgggtgtgaggttggatcactGAAAGTGCCGAGCCAATTTGCAGAAGTCAAGATCAGCTTCAAGTTGGACGATGAGGTCTTAGGACATGGGGCACAACCCGCTGTTCAAACAATTTAAACGATAGATAGGCTGGATTCCACAGATAGGCTGGAAAGGCAGGGTGCCGGGACCGGAGACTGattttcctctctctcccacaATGTTCACTCTTTCTGCGGTGCTAAGGCCGCGAGTCTGCTCCTGCTGCTGTGCGCTTCGCGGTGGCTTGCCCCGCTGTATGACGAACTGTATGACGCTGAGGCTTTGGGCCGACTCTGGCTGCTCCGGGGATGCGGGTGTCTGGACTCAACtttgtttggaatgctgttgtttgcgTGACTTGTGGGGTTTTTTCCTCTTTTGgttgtgcattgggtgttggccTTTCTTTTTTTCGTAATTgatttctttcaggtttcttgacTTTGTGGCTGTTTGAAAGCAGTCAAGAATTTCAAGGTTGCGTAATTTATACATGCTCTGTACCTTGAATCCTTTGACTGTGACTCCAAAAAGAACTCAAGCAGCTCAGTACAATCCAGAGCGAAGCAGCCCTCTTGATTGGTACACGTTGAATCCATCTAGACTAGTGGTCACCaatctttttaagcccaagatcccctaccttggccttagtgaaaggcaagatcgactccaaatcgattagttacacgcatgcgcaccggggcagaaaagactggaagtaaaaccccgcaacccggacgTAGAAGTAAggtatgaacaccaggggtcaccacccgtttttttgcaccacggaccggtttaatattgacaatattcttatgGACCAGCCGATGGTGGGGGGTGTTAAATGCGACCAgaatacagcgatacttgaagcaggacccttatgtccagtctattccgcaaatTAGTTTATGTTGCTCTCAGCTGCTGTCcagcttgctcacgttttttctgctgGAAAAatactcaacgggtttgtctttaagtgcagggtgcttggactcagggtactgaagcagttttgagggcttcattgcctcattagacagcctccgggcccaagCTCCAGCCTTCCGCCCGCCCGCCGCCAGccaccttggccaggtgcagctgttCCAGTGCCGGGGCCACGGTGGTCACAGTCTGGAGAGAGCAACCGACTgagcgaggagtgtgacagggcgcACGTCCGCTCCCCCTTGTTGGATtaatcggccgacaaaagtttgtttcactagatcgcagcgaggtagctgctccgctacttatgaaaccctgagcctgaattaggtcgactgtgaatattttagcaccgggttccccacgaacattcggtgtgctaaacaggttcagaggccgcgcccatctgtccgtgctccaggccagtagtaatggcacttctcaccggccacTTCGTGCGGCCAGTTACCCGAGACTAACCAGAGATCCCTGACGCGCTTGGGTAATGACCTCACgtgtattcaagttcaacagtggccgtgacagggaatgaggaaaggtgcagctgactcatatcatttcctcgCAGCCTGGTggctggggaccactgaagtacactgtgtagtgcggggggaGCTACACAtgtgcgcactgggcagaaagaacggaactaaaatcccacaacccggaaacaatctgtcaacagtttttttttgtatttatttttctttctttttcgggatctactgggaaagtctcatagattgacgggttggcgaccactaatctAGACTTTCAtagggggtggcacagtagcctaGTAGTTAGTGCACCATCAACGATAGGGATTCAACTCTCTGCCCgcactgtaagaagtttgtatacaCTCCAGTGACAGCGTGGGTGTGCCCCACCCATGAGCTGTCCATACCTGCAATGTCAAGggtagggagttccaggattttgtCATAGCAGTGAAGGAGGAACACTAATATATTTCTATGTATTGTGTGTGAGCTGGAGATGAACTTGATATTCCCATGCTTACACACAACACTTAAAAGTGCATTGGTGTTCATCCATCATTGCTGTGGCTAAATCCTGGAGCTCCCTCCCCAAGAGCAATGTGGGAGATGCTTCATCAGAAGGGCTGCAGTGATTAAGAAGgtaccaccaccttctcaagaatGTACAAGTGGGACAAGAAGTGCTGGTATTGCTGATGATGCCCTGATCCCCAAAATGAAGCAAAAAACACGACTTTTTCAATCAGTCTTCAATCATCACTTTCTCCGTTATAGTCCACCAGCTCTTTAGTTGGTGAGCCCATAATCCAGAGCACCTAGATGATTCAGCCTGTGGATGCAGAAACACCTCCATGGTTGTGTTCCTCCTGCTCTTgcaagagagatggaagtgaTCAAAGCAGGAAGACCCATGTGTATGATGTGCCTGCAATGATTGAATAGCTGGAAATGCGTTTAAAGAGTAATACGCGTGATCTGTATTGTGAATGTTGAAATAAGAGGATGAGTGTAGCAAAGTAGCTCTTAATGGAACTTCAGGGTTTGTTTCCACTGACATTTGACCAAGTCCTTGGAGCATTGGCAGGCATATTGGTCACCTCAACCTTTCATCGCATGGTGTCCTTCTGGACCCCAAACATGCAGCatatttgtcaatgtgatgaTCAGAAGATCTACGTACGACAATGTTATCGAGTGCTAGTTCCAGGGTCTGCACTTGTCAAAGCTTCTCCAAATCACCAATGCCTCTTAGTAGTCTTAGAATTCACCGCTCATCTTGCCTTTGAAAGGTATAGGCCTGACATACACAGATTAGTTTTAGATGTGTCACAAGTCAACTAAAATTAATTGTGCTTCATGGGAAAGTCTTTATACAAGCTGCGCACATGAAAATAACAGAATATCACTGCTGGAATAAGTTGGCTCAGATCTTTAATACAATGGATAAATCAAAGAATGCATAAGTTATGCAACCTCaaaatttgtttgcttacaggcagtcacaaagcaaggacCCAATTAAAACATTATGTTCAACCCCCAGTGgccacagagaaagaaaaaaaagcacaaaacaaatcatgcaaacaatagaagtgagcAGCAACAGCAAAAttccgaaccaaattgagtccttggaTCCAAGtccccggagtaggcccaaagcctctgtATTCaattcatcatattagcagggcaAATCACCGCAATGTTTGCAGTCACGAAGTACAGCAGCTGGGGGCAGTCTGACCGGCCTTAGTGTCATGAAGAGAGGAGCCCCCAGACTATCTGGGCCAGCGTCTAAATGGTCCGAACCTTGCACTAGGAACTGGGCCCCACAACAGCAAATTGCTCAAGGCCTAGATTTTGCTGCAGGAGAAGCCTTAAGTGTTAATACATTAGTATTATCCGGTAGGAATCTTAAATATTGTGCAATGCCACAGAATATTCTAGCCTGTATGTGATTTTTCAATGTTTTTAATACATAATTCAATGTACAGGAATGTGAATTCACACTGTAATGTGCTAGTAAAAATACAGATGGCCATTTCTATTATAAACAGTGACATACATTTTAACATACCTCTGCCAGCTTTGAAGTGCTGTTAATGTGCCCAGCACTTTTCTTTACAGATTTAAGTTGGCAGTTCTATTAAATAACTGGGGAATAACTGGGGACAATGGCAAGCAGTCATCTGAAGTttaagtgtgagtttcgggagtAGGCGATAAGTAAATAATTTATATTGCTAGATTAGATTACAACATTGAATTTAGATCTTGGTATATTTTAAACAAGAGATTAACGCTATGTGCCTATTGAGATCTCAAAGATATTAAAATGCGAACAACTGAGAAGTCTTTTCCTGATGGTTTCAATAGAGGTTTAAAGAAATTATCAACAAGATAAAACCTGCTTTTAGTGATCAGGACTTTCTTTCGACAGTGCAGTTAAACTGTAAACTTTTTTAAAACTTCACGTTATGTGATGATGTCGAAAAATGGAAGTTTTCTTATTATTCACCAAAGTAATCTTATCCCTTAAAATTCATTGTATTCTGTCTACTTGCATGTCATTTTTTGAAGCTCCTGAATTCACAGCAGTGAGTTGAGGCAGATGTTAAGTTATGAATTAATTATGCAATTTCAGAAAACTCACTCCAGTTTCTAGCCAGTGAAATCCTACAAAAATGCATTGGTATTAAATTCTCTTTGAATGTTTGTTTGAATCCAGATTCCTGGCAGCCAAAGAGAGCTATAAATAAGAAGCAAAAGGACTTAATCCCTTCCACAACCTCAGGGCATCCCAAGTACTTTACAGAaaattatttgtttttgtttagAGTGTGGTCAGGATTGTCATGTTGTAAAGTACAAATCGTATAATACAGTGATCTGAAATATAAACACAAAGTATTGGAAACACTGGGAAATATTGCAGCATCTGAGAAAAGAGAAGCAAAGGTTAAAAGTTTAGTGTTAATGACCTCTCACCAAACCTGAAAAAAGTTCAAATGAAAAGTCCTTAACTggaaatacattcagtggccactttataaggtacacctgtacaactgctcattagtgcaaatatctaatcagccaatcataaggcatcaattcaatgcataaaagtatgcagacatggccaagagttTCAGCTtagaccaaacaacagaatggggaagaaatgtgatcaaagtgactttgaccgtgtaatgattgttgttgccaagcggtgtggtttgagtatctcagaaactattgatctcctggggttttcatgcacaacagtctctaaatttaaaaaaaaacatccagttctGGGGgtaaaaacatcttgttaataagagaggtcagaagagaatggccagactggttcaaactgacaggaaagtgTCATTGACTCtattaaccacacattacaacaacagtgtgcagaagagcatccttgAACGCACAACTTGTGAACTACAGAAGCAGAGGACCACAAACGTATCAGACATGCAATCAGGGGCCACTTTTATTAGACACGTCCTGTACCTGATTAAAGTGGACACTGCGTGTACAAGCTCTGTTCCAACATATATGCAGCATTtcctttttgttttatttcatagTACAGCCACTTTAAAATAGAAAAATTAACCCAAGGAATTTCACAGAAACTACATAAAAATGACATCGGTCCTTTCAGAGACACCAGGACAAGGGACCAAAATATTGCTAGAAGAGGGAGTTTTTAAGGAAAATTGTAAAGCGCTGGGAGTGAAAATATTTAGGGATCCAATGTACAGTATTGAGAGTTGAAGGCATCCAGTGAAGACATCTGGAGATGTGCAGGAAGTCAGATTTGGAGGAGAGTTTAGATCTCAGGGGGATTTAGGAATGAGGGAGCCCATACAGATATAGATTGGAGAAGCCACAAAGGAATTTGAAAAAAATCAATTAGAATATTAAAATCATGCCTCAGTATGGTGTCCTCCTGTACCATGTCAGGCCCATGGGATTCTTCCTTTTTCCTTCCATAGTGAGCCCTGTTGTCTAGTTCCTTACACACATGATCACCACTTAACTGATGCATAATTTCCAGAGACAAAATTATCTCCAAATCTAATTCCTGTGGGAAAACTTATGACAGGGCTTTCCACTGTACCTGTCCCAGACATGCTTTGGCAACTTGTTGAAGAATTTGGATTATTTGTGAGTGTCCAAACCTGGAAGCAAATTCAAAAACTACTGATAAAGTAATCATACTTCTGTAATATTATCAGAAAAAATCAGTATTTTGAACATCATTGTTCTGCCAAAAATTAGATCATGAAGAACAATAAGAATTAAGTAGGTGGCTGTTTTCAGAGGAAgtcgaatctcagggttgtatactgcatgcatactttaataataaatgtactttgaatctttgaatctgaaAAGGCTGACAGGGcagtaaaaataaaaacaaatgctggaaaactTACCAGATTAATTAGTATCCATGGAGATAGGAACAGAGCTTACATTTCAGGCAGGGTCCTCTGCATTACTTAGTTTATGTCTGAATTAACTTTCATCCATTCCCACATAATCCTGGCAAGATGTTACTCATATATCGCAGTAGAttcctaacagaggaaagttttATTCAATATCCAAAGCTATTTACATTGTGGGTCTTTCGGTTCATTTATGAAACTTCAATGTTTAAAGTGCTGTGTCAATTGTATATTTATGATCTGCAGGTTTTGTGAAACATTAGACCAAAATGGTCTCTTAAAATGTATTGCTATGAATATGCCTCATGCCATAAGAGAGATAATTCATGATAGCTTTTTCTTTATTTGTTCACCGAGTGTGGGCCTTATCAGCAAGGCCAAACCTTTCATTATTTCTGATTTTCCTGAATCAAGTAGTTTGGTGGACTGTTTTTGAGCTAATTACATTACTATGGTTGTGAGAGACCAGTCAAATATCTTTCCAGTTGCATTCATAATAAGTTTCATGGATACCAATACTGATGTTACTTTTTCTTATTCCAGAATACTTACTCCAGAAAATTGCCATTGTATAATTCTGGTATATTCCAGATCATTATTTAAATTTTCTGCAGTACTTCTAGCTACTGTAGACCAAGTACAGCATCTCTGTAAAAATATCTATTGTAAAATTCTGTCTTTATATTAATGCATGTCATGATGATTTTTCTAGGCCTACAGTTTATGTTAAATCGCCCAATCTAAAGTTATGCAGTAGTTAGTACTGCTGGCTTACAGCTCCAGGCACCgctgtctatgtggagtctgCCCATTCTTCCCACAGCCATATAGATtttctccagttttctcccacatcttaATATGTGctagttggttaattggccaGTGTAAATTGATTCAGCACAAGGACTGTAGATTAATTGGTTCATAAATTAATACATTTTGAATTGGTTACCATTTAAGCTGCTGAAgaatcaaaagggcaaagaagaaAGACTAAATGTTAGAGCCATGAGGAAATAGAGAAAGGGGAAGGAAATGAGACTGATGGGACTACTCCACCTAGACTGGCATGGactctgggccaaatggcctcagcCTGCATTGTAATATATAGGTAAAGTTTATTAGACTTGCATGAGATCATAACTGAAAACCTAGTGCTGTCTCTCATGTTTAAATGGTTGTTTTTCAGAATGTACAGCTGACAACTGTGATACCTGCTTCAACAAAAATTTCTGCACAAAATGCAAACCAGCATTCTACTTGCATAAAGGAAAATGTTTTGATATCTGCCCTGAAGGGTTTGCCCCAAATAATCAGACAATGGAATGCACTACCACTGGTAAGCAAACAGCTACTTAATATACAAAGAAAAAGAATGACTGATGTTGTATATCAGACAtagaacagttactttccccaagcagtaaggctgatcaacagcaccacccactacacccccaccaccaccactttataatttcctgtctgtcaccttatATAGCCTaatatcactttatggacatacaatcaatctatgtatataagctatcttatgtatttacatttattgtagttttttttaattattgtctTCTTTATCTTATCGGgtttttttgtgctgtgtcagatccggagtagcaattattttgtttCCCTTTATACTgtgtactggaagtgacattaagcaatcttaaatcttgaaaaGGTGGATGAAAAAAAATGCTCATTTGGTTTCCTGTTTTACCATCCAAGTGATAAAATGTAAAATGGCATTCATACAATCAAACGCTGTTTAACAGCTTACATCAGAGCAGAAAGAAAATATCATAGTTAATATATCATCAAACACTGAGGTCCCAAAATGAAGCTATTTGATCCTTTGTGTTTTCACTATCCAATTCATTCTATCTTTTAGCGCTAGTACTGTAGCCTTGCAGATTAATTGCCTTCAATTCCACATTCAATTTCTGTTTAAATGCAATATGTTCTGCAGCCAATGAGTTCCAGACCCCTTTAACCATTTAGCTGAAAACTATTTTCTCAGCTCCCCTTTAGTCCATAACACCAGAAgacaagcagaattaggccattcggccctttgagtctgctctgccattccatcatgcctgatttattatccctcacaaccccattctccttccttctcctcaTAACGTGTGactccctgattaatcaagaaacttTATAACCAACTTATATATACCAAACGACTCGGCctgtacagccatctgtggcaatgaattccacaaattcatcaccctctggttaaagaattttttcctcatctctgttctaaatggacatccctcagtTCTGATAccgtgccttctggtcctagactgccccactatagggaacatcctgtccacctccactttatccagacctttcaatataaGATTCACTCCTCAttgcgagtacaggcccagagctatcaaatgctcctcatatgtgaaCCCTTTCAATCCTGAGATAGTtcttgtgaaccccctctggactctatccaatgctagcacatcttttcttagataaagggctcagaactacacacagtactccaagtgtggtctgaccaatgccttataaagcctcaacattacatccttgcttttatgttctaaaaatgaatgctagcaccaccaactcaacctgcaacttaCTTATATTAAGGGAATCTTCCACAAGGATTCCCAAggctctctgcacctctgatttttgaattttcttcccatttagaaaatagtccatgcctttattccttctgccaaagtgcacttCCCtga encodes the following:
- the rspo3 gene encoding R-spondin-3 isoform X2; translation: MQFQLISVVLILLNCIGSQNASRGRRHRRMNTGVSQNCPKGCDQCSDFNGCLSCKPRLFFSLERNGMKQTGVCLSSCPSGYYGVRTPEMNTCAQCTADNCDTCFNKNFCTKCKPAFYLHKGKCFDICPEGFAPNNQTMECTTTVHCEVSEWNAWGPCTKRGKTCGFRKGTETRSRDILQKPSAHGNLCPKTTERRKCTVQKKRCPPGQKAETKQSKGYFIR